One genomic segment of Oncorhynchus mykiss isolate Arlee chromosome 10, USDA_OmykA_1.1, whole genome shotgun sequence includes these proteins:
- the LOC110533344 gene encoding POU domain, class 4, transcription factor 3, translating to MMTMNGKQHFSMHPVLQEPKYSGLHASSEGMRRVCLPAPQLQGNIFGGFDESLLARAEALAAADIVSHGKSHHFKPDVTYHTMSSVPCTSNSSTVPISHPSTLTSHQHHHHHHLNQSLEGDLLDHISSSLSVSGMGAPDSSMITTHQHHLQTMGHLHQAMAMGHPHSLSVHNGMSCVNDVESDPRELEAFAERFKQRRIKLGVTQADVGSALANLKIPGVGSLSQSTICRFESLTLSHNNMIALKPVLQAWLEEAEAAYREKNSKPDLFNGNERKRKRTSIAAPEKRSLEAYFAIQPRPSSEKIAAIAEKLDLKKNVVRVWFCNQRQKQKRMKYSAVH from the exons ATGATGACCATGAACGGAAAGCAGCATTTCTCTATGCACCCTGTGCTGCAGGAGCCCAAATACTCTGGCCTGCACGCGAGTTCGGAAGGCATGCGCAGAGTTTGTCTGCCTGCCCCGCAG CTCCAGGGCAATATCTTCGGTGGCTTTGATGAGAGTCTACTGGCACGCGCGGAAGCTCTGGCGGCTGCTGACATAGTCTCTCACGGCAAGAGTCACCATTTCAAGCCAGACGTGACTTACCATACCATGAGTAGTGTCCCCTGCACCTCCAACTCCTCTACGGTGCCCATCTCCCATCCTTCCACCCTGACCtctcaccaacaccaccaccaccaccacctcaaccagaGCTTAGAGGGGGATCTTCTGGATCACATCTCGTCCAGTCTCTCAGTGAGCGGGATGGGGGCTCCGGATTCCTCTATGATTACCACGCACCAGCACCACCTCCAGACCATGGGTCACCTCCACCAGGCTATGGCCATGGGTCATCCGCACTCTCTATCTGTGCACAACGGAATGTCGTGTGTCAACGACGTGGAGTCAGATCCTAGGGAGCTAGAAGCCTTTGCTGAGCGATTCAAACAAAGGAGGATAAAGCTCGGGGTGACCCAGGCGGACGTTGGCTCAGCCCTCGCCAACCTGAAGATACCTGGGGTGGGCTCTCTCAGCCAGAGTACTATCTGCAGGTTTGagtccctcaccctctctcacaaTAATATGATTGCGCTAAAACCTGTCCTCCAAGCCTGGCTCGAGGAGGCCGAGGCTGCTTACCGGGAGAAAAACAGCAAGCCAGATCTTTTTAATGGTAACGAAAGGAAACGAAAACGCACTTCGATAGCCGCACCTGAGAAGCGCTCGTTGGAGGCATATTTTGCGATCCAGCCCCGTCCATCTTCGGAAAAAATTGCTGCAATTGCTGAAAAGCTGGACCTTAAAAAAAACGTGGTTCGTGTGTGGTTTTGCAACCAAAGGCAAAAACAGAAAAGGATGAAATATTCTGCTGTGCATTAG